Proteins found in one Moritella sp. Urea-trap-13 genomic segment:
- a CDS encoding acyltransferase, giving the protein MFITSFHYFRGIAILIIVAAHVHVGSVEIDNPVFTNLVSGSTALFVFISGYLFQHLQKNEFNYPLYLTRKFKYVILPYIICSIPAIINIAAKGNFHPLFGDVTVMEGSLLNILTGRHITAYWYVPCAVLLFVSAPFIVRFSSLTNRTQQSILCALSILAMLAHRPIAGLNPFHSFIYYIAFYLLGVYCVVNKDLINKIKSYNILFLLLAILLAYIQGNIIGTVGSSHKDLFVFSGIDIMYIQKVLLLLFFITSINALENFNIKPLSFLAKISFSIYFIHGYVLILLTRVSIDETLLNVGFGDTTATLVKFILVIVISSLLSMCVIKVLGKRSRYFIGS; this is encoded by the coding sequence ATGTTTATTACTTCTTTTCACTATTTTCGTGGCATAGCTATACTAATAATTGTTGCTGCTCATGTTCATGTCGGTAGTGTCGAAATTGACAACCCTGTATTTACTAATTTGGTATCAGGCTCTACAGCATTATTTGTATTCATTAGTGGTTATTTATTCCAACATTTGCAAAAAAATGAATTTAACTATCCATTATATTTAACTCGGAAATTTAAATATGTAATTCTGCCCTATATTATTTGTTCAATACCTGCAATCATCAATATAGCTGCCAAGGGTAACTTTCATCCATTATTCGGAGATGTTACAGTTATGGAAGGTAGTTTGTTAAATATATTAACAGGACGGCATATCACCGCCTACTGGTATGTCCCCTGTGCAGTGTTGCTGTTCGTTAGTGCTCCGTTTATAGTACGTTTCTCTTCGTTAACCAATAGAACCCAACAGTCCATTTTATGCGCACTGTCTATCCTGGCAATGCTAGCTCACCGCCCAATTGCGGGATTGAATCCATTCCATTCTTTTATCTACTATATTGCATTTTATTTGTTAGGCGTGTATTGCGTTGTAAATAAAGATTTAATAAATAAAATAAAAAGCTATAACATATTGTTTCTACTTTTAGCCATATTACTTGCTTATATACAGGGGAATATAATAGGCACTGTTGGTAGTAGCCATAAAGATTTATTCGTTTTTTCTGGCATTGATATAATGTATATTCAAAAAGTATTATTATTACTTTTTTTCATCACATCAATCAACGCATTGGAAAACTTTAATATAAAACCTTTATCTTTTTTAGCTAAAATCTCATTCTCAATTTACTTCATTCATGGTTATGTTTTAATTCTGTTAACACGCGTATCAATTGACGAAACATTATTAAATGTCGGGTTTGGCGATACGACCGCAACATTAGTAAAGTTTATTTTAGTCATCGTAATTAGTTCATTGTTGTCAATGTGCGTAATTAAGGTTTTAGGAAAAAGAAGTCGTTATTTTATTGGTAGTTAA
- a CDS encoding undecaprenyl-phosphate glucose phosphotransferase: MKPVNTFKVSFANYSFIYRLLDLSCVTFSLVIVINSYNLEMTQEYIIVVLTASVVFLYIAEALHLYQAWRIGRFMMVLMTVVAVFTSSFLILMGISLWLKTAFIFPSHILNIWFFLAFMGCSIWRIASHQWSVVRSKLGINLRKMAILGATSTGANLYHEIHHSDEFGYDFVGFFDDRQTDRLPEGLTVISDISKCINQAKNGDIDVLFITLPISAEKRIAEIINLLSDTTVDVYVVPAFMLSDVMQGRVTHIGKIDALSIFESPYLGSKILLKRFEDITVSLIAIILLSPVFMSIAITLKLTSPGPVLFKQSRYGLRGEKISVYKFRSMTVMESVGKVTQVTRDDKRVTPFGGFLRRSSLDELPQFFNVLMGDMSVVGPRPHAVSHNEEYRKLIQFYMLRHHVKPGITGWAQVSGWRGETDTLDKMQKRIEFDLYYILQWSIWFDLKILMLTVLTCLKSENTY, translated from the coding sequence TTGAAACCTGTTAATACATTTAAGGTCAGTTTCGCAAATTATTCATTTATTTATCGGCTTTTAGATTTAAGTTGTGTCACGTTTTCTTTAGTGATTGTAATTAATAGCTATAATCTTGAAATGACGCAGGAATATATCATCGTGGTGCTAACAGCTTCGGTGGTGTTTCTATATATCGCTGAAGCTCTACATTTATATCAAGCTTGGCGGATTGGTCGATTTATGATGGTGCTGATGACTGTTGTTGCAGTATTCACATCTTCATTTTTGATACTGATGGGTATTAGCCTATGGCTAAAAACGGCTTTTATTTTTCCTAGTCATATTTTAAATATTTGGTTTTTTCTGGCATTTATGGGCTGTTCAATTTGGCGAATAGCCTCACATCAATGGTCTGTTGTCCGCAGTAAGCTGGGTATAAATCTCCGAAAAATGGCTATATTAGGCGCGACTTCAACAGGCGCCAACTTATATCATGAAATCCACCATAGTGACGAATTTGGTTATGATTTTGTTGGTTTTTTTGACGATAGGCAGACCGACCGCTTACCTGAAGGATTAACGGTTATCAGTGATATATCAAAATGTATCAATCAAGCCAAAAATGGTGATATTGATGTCTTGTTTATTACATTACCGATTTCAGCAGAAAAGCGCATTGCTGAGATTATCAACTTATTATCGGACACAACAGTCGATGTATATGTTGTTCCAGCGTTTATGCTTTCAGATGTCATGCAAGGGCGGGTCACTCATATTGGTAAGATCGACGCACTTAGTATTTTTGAGTCGCCTTATTTAGGTTCCAAAATTTTGTTAAAACGATTCGAGGATATTACGGTTAGTCTCATCGCGATAATACTACTTTCCCCTGTGTTCATGTCAATTGCTATTACGCTCAAGCTTACATCACCAGGACCGGTGTTATTCAAACAAAGTCGATATGGATTACGTGGTGAAAAAATATCTGTATATAAGTTTCGTAGCATGACAGTCATGGAGTCTGTTGGGAAAGTGACTCAGGTGACGAGAGATGATAAACGTGTCACACCTTTTGGCGGTTTCCTACGCCGTAGTTCTCTTGACGAATTACCGCAGTTTTTTAATGTGTTGATGGGGGACATGTCTGTTGTGGGTCCGCGTCCCCATGCTGTATCACATAATGAAGAGTATCGTAAACTTATTCAGTTTTATATGTTACGCCATCATGTAAAACCTGGGATCACCGGCTGGGCGCAGGTAAGTGGTTGGCGAGGGGAAACGGATACATTAGATAAAATGCAAAAACGTATTGAATTTGATCTTTATTATATTTTGCAGTGGTCAATCTGGTTTGATTTGAAAATTTTAATGTTAACTGTACTGACCTGTCTAAAAAGTGAGAATACTTATTAG
- a CDS encoding outer membrane beta-barrel protein, with protein MKVFKVNIYCFSFALLSEGAFAYIPDTHITDGGLFVKPSLEIGVVHDDNIHNEQTDGTGSIIMTVIPSVNFKMDNGVNYYSLDMNAEKGIYEATGNDNYTDGELGLKAHIEPNDTHRVDLSLKREWLTESRGTGKSEGNFELTEEPITYGKNTLVGAYGYGALQTKGRLVFDLKYYEKEYRNFEDITRRSNYDSLLLGSTFYYATRAHTDTFIEVNAEKIGYDYNAPGELRRDSDVYTALLGMQWEASSIVRGFIKIGGQAKEFDDAGRDDFTGFSWNVGGVWRPLTYSKLTFSTSQATDDPDVDGDYVLETKYNVDWKHDWASYYYTSVGIYKYKDDYSGISREDDIYGLTVKFNYDISQNIAVAVFGELDRNQSTDTVFEYDKNVVGVSFKFTL; from the coding sequence ATGAAAGTATTTAAAGTCAATATTTATTGTTTTAGTTTTGCTTTATTGAGTGAAGGTGCATTTGCTTACATACCAGATACACACATTACTGATGGCGGTTTATTTGTTAAACCATCCTTGGAAATCGGCGTTGTTCACGATGATAATATTCATAATGAACAAACCGATGGTACTGGTAGCATTATCATGACCGTCATTCCTTCAGTCAATTTTAAAATGGATAATGGCGTCAATTATTATAGTCTCGACATGAATGCAGAAAAGGGGATTTACGAAGCCACAGGTAATGACAATTACACGGATGGAGAATTAGGGCTGAAAGCACATATAGAGCCAAATGATACCCATCGTGTTGATCTTAGTCTAAAACGTGAATGGTTAACTGAATCACGCGGTACTGGCAAATCTGAAGGGAATTTCGAACTTACAGAAGAGCCAATTACATACGGCAAAAACACGCTTGTGGGAGCCTATGGGTATGGTGCGCTTCAGACTAAAGGTCGACTTGTTTTTGACCTTAAATATTACGAAAAAGAATATCGTAATTTTGAAGATATAACGAGACGAAGTAATTATGATTCATTGTTACTTGGTTCTACATTTTATTATGCAACCAGAGCACATACAGATACCTTCATAGAAGTTAACGCAGAAAAAATTGGTTATGATTACAATGCGCCCGGCGAGCTTCGTCGAGATTCTGATGTATATACAGCACTTTTGGGTATGCAGTGGGAAGCATCGTCGATAGTGCGTGGTTTCATTAAAATCGGTGGACAAGCAAAAGAGTTTGATGATGCTGGCCGTGACGATTTTACTGGTTTTAGCTGGAATGTTGGGGGTGTGTGGCGCCCACTTACTTATTCTAAATTGACATTTTCTACTTCTCAGGCAACTGACGATCCTGATGTTGATGGTGATTACGTCCTCGAAACGAAATATAACGTTGACTGGAAGCATGATTGGGCGTCGTATTATTATACTTCTGTTGGTATATATAAATACAAAGATGATTACAGCGGTATTTCACGGGAAGACGATATTTACGGGTTGACGGTCAAATTTAACTATGACATTTCTCAGAATATTGCGGTTGCTGTTTTTGGTGAATTGGATAGAAACCAATCGACCGATACAGTGTTTGAATATGACAAAAATGTTGTTGGTGTAAGTTTCAAATTTACGCTCTAG
- a CDS encoding polysaccharide biosynthesis/export family protein has product MIKKIVIGMLLVVIQFSVLASSSYILGPGDKVEIKVFGQEDLTVETLLSNSGQINYPFFGEITVTGLTVKQVEKLIYKGLKGNYLVNPNVYVHVVEYRPFYIHGEVNRPGGYPYQPGLTVNQAIALAGGLTERASKDKIYLFKDKNKKKQINASLTYKVNAGDTILIKQRFF; this is encoded by the coding sequence ATGATTAAAAAAATCGTTATTGGTATGCTGTTAGTTGTAATCCAATTTTCAGTTTTAGCTAGTAGTTCTTATATTTTAGGACCTGGCGATAAGGTTGAAATTAAAGTGTTCGGTCAAGAGGATCTTACCGTTGAAACTTTATTAAGTAACAGTGGCCAAATTAATTATCCTTTTTTTGGTGAAATTACAGTAACAGGGCTGACGGTTAAACAAGTTGAGAAATTGATTTATAAAGGCTTAAAAGGCAATTATTTGGTTAACCCTAATGTCTATGTCCACGTTGTCGAATACAGACCTTTTTATATTCATGGAGAAGTGAATCGGCCTGGAGGTTATCCCTATCAGCCAGGCTTGACTGTAAACCAAGCTATTGCTTTAGCGGGCGGATTAACTGAAAGAGCATCGAAAGATAAGATATATCTATTTAAAGACAAAAACAAAAAAAAACAAATAAATGCAAGCTTAACGTATAAAGTTAATGCTGGTGATACCATTTTGATTAAGCAAAGGTTTTTCTAA
- a CDS encoding polysaccharide biosynthesis tyrosine autokinase, with amino-acid sequence MDKLEQSLNKSSVNNDIVLPSPHWHVIQRYKWRILVIAVLVSICTALYLSNESPLYRASATLLIEADQVQAVAFDSVQGLDSNRKEYYLTQFEILKSYSIAETVYDRLNLQQQPSFQKSESWKDMMLSYLLELTPLFSYFVMDDNVDSEFSENIGVGYINGVPQVGSEVSREELESQKEKRARLRQFSKSLVVTPIRKTQLVKLSFDNEDPALAAMIANAVGEAFIAQDLEVKSSINKNAAHWLRARLEDLRTSLDASESRLQIYRKEQNIIDLQDRGGRGLTGLVSNELEQTSRQLLEAKNEVNQLRSIVRAVEEYGIKDMSKLESIPEITSHPVIQNIKTLKVKAKLKVSELSQVYGRKHPDLIAAKSELYTVDKHLTTQISKLVTGINRDLKTKQSNVAALEREYSKIQGQFQDVIGKDNEYQKLVRDVESNRKLFNTFLERSKETALTSDFNAAVARFTDRAHTPNKPITLSTKILVIIAFVLSIILHITYLLVKEYFTDNFNSVGDIETKLGLPVLGVLPKIARKRNQDLGLHYFFDEEGRQFSESIRTLRTSFLLAQGQRVNQVIGVISSQPNEGKSTTATNMAFSLAQIEKTILIDADMRKPSLAKNFHIAKDKPGLAQLITGEANISDCITVDKVSGAHIMACGPTPKNAQELLSSKRFKQLLETLRQSYDRIIIDTPPIQAVSDSLIISLHTDAIIYVIKSEMTRVRLVQNGVRRLAKVDANLVGIVMNHVNTDGVTDSDYYYGYYSDDEYAEKPAK; translated from the coding sequence ATGGATAAACTTGAACAGAGTCTCAATAAATCGTCTGTAAATAATGACATTGTGTTACCTTCACCGCACTGGCACGTTATCCAACGATATAAATGGCGGATCCTTGTTATAGCTGTACTAGTGTCTATATGCACAGCATTATATCTATCAAATGAGTCACCGTTATACCGTGCTTCAGCAACTTTATTGATCGAAGCTGACCAAGTCCAAGCCGTCGCCTTTGATTCAGTACAAGGACTTGATTCTAATAGAAAAGAGTACTATTTAACGCAGTTTGAAATTCTTAAATCATACTCAATCGCTGAAACGGTATACGATCGCTTAAATCTACAACAGCAACCATCATTCCAAAAAAGTGAAAGCTGGAAAGATATGATGCTCAGCTACCTTTTAGAACTCACGCCATTATTTAGTTACTTTGTTATGGATGACAACGTTGATAGTGAATTTTCAGAAAATATAGGTGTAGGTTATATCAATGGTGTTCCTCAAGTAGGAAGTGAGGTCAGCCGCGAAGAGTTGGAAAGCCAAAAAGAGAAGAGAGCCCGTTTAAGACAGTTTTCAAAAAGCTTAGTTGTGACACCGATAAGAAAAACACAGCTTGTTAAGTTGTCGTTTGACAATGAAGATCCTGCTTTGGCTGCAATGATCGCGAATGCTGTTGGTGAGGCTTTTATAGCCCAAGATCTTGAGGTTAAATCGTCAATCAATAAAAATGCTGCGCACTGGTTAAGAGCAAGACTTGAAGATTTACGTACTAGCCTAGACGCATCAGAGTCCCGATTACAAATATACCGTAAAGAACAAAATATTATTGATTTACAAGATCGTGGAGGCAGAGGATTAACGGGATTGGTCAGTAATGAACTTGAACAGACATCACGCCAATTACTTGAAGCCAAAAATGAGGTGAACCAATTACGCAGTATTGTCCGAGCTGTTGAGGAATACGGCATTAAGGACATGAGTAAATTAGAATCAATACCTGAGATAACCTCTCATCCAGTGATTCAAAATATCAAAACTTTAAAAGTGAAAGCTAAATTAAAAGTATCTGAATTATCACAAGTCTATGGTCGTAAACACCCAGATCTTATTGCGGCTAAATCGGAACTCTATACTGTCGACAAACATCTAACCACTCAGATATCTAAACTCGTAACAGGTATAAATAGAGATCTAAAAACCAAACAAAGTAATGTCGCTGCATTAGAAAGAGAATATAGTAAAATTCAAGGTCAATTTCAGGACGTCATTGGCAAGGATAATGAATACCAAAAATTAGTACGCGACGTAGAAAGTAACCGAAAACTTTTCAATACGTTTTTAGAGCGTTCTAAAGAAACTGCATTAACCAGTGACTTTAATGCCGCAGTCGCTCGTTTTACCGACAGAGCACATACACCAAATAAACCTATTACTTTAAGTACTAAAATACTCGTGATAATTGCATTTGTATTATCTATTATTTTACATATCACTTATTTATTGGTTAAAGAATACTTCACCGATAACTTTAACTCGGTTGGTGATATAGAGACCAAACTTGGATTGCCGGTATTAGGTGTATTACCTAAGATAGCAAGAAAACGTAACCAAGATTTGGGTTTGCATTATTTCTTTGACGAAGAAGGACGTCAATTTTCAGAGTCAATTAGAACATTGCGAACAAGTTTTTTATTAGCCCAAGGTCAGCGGGTCAACCAGGTTATTGGCGTTATTTCATCGCAACCTAATGAAGGTAAGTCGACAACGGCGACAAATATGGCTTTCTCGTTGGCTCAAATTGAAAAAACAATCCTTATCGATGCTGATATGCGAAAACCTAGTCTAGCAAAGAACTTTCATATAGCAAAAGACAAACCTGGACTAGCGCAATTGATCACCGGAGAAGCGAATATATCAGATTGTATTACAGTAGATAAGGTATCTGGTGCGCATATTATGGCCTGTGGTCCAACGCCAAAAAATGCGCAAGAGTTGTTATCGTCGAAACGTTTCAAGCAGTTATTAGAAACTTTAAGACAGTCGTATGATCGCATTATTATTGATACACCACCAATTCAGGCAGTGAGTGATTCATTGATTATATCCTTGCATACAGATGCCATTATTTATGTCATTAAAAGTGAAATGACACGGGTGCGTCTAGTCCAAAATGGTGTCCGCCGTCTGGCTAAAGTGGATGCCAATCTTGTCGGTATTGTGATGAACCACGTTAATACTGATGGTGTTACTGACTCTGATTATTACTATGGGTATTACAGTGATGATGAATACGCTGAGAAACCTGCTAAATAA
- a CDS encoding DUF1499 domain-containing protein produces MFTSRVYTRSTLILTCSLVLTACTGARPHNLGVVNSMLAPCPETPNCVSSDSLDESHYVPAFKLEASSAQVWSEIKLYLDSQSNMEIARELDDYLYVESTSTFMRFVDDFELHLREQNGIIAVRSASRYGKSDFGVNKERVDALYLYLSEKGLVSEAIR; encoded by the coding sequence ATGTTTACGTCTCGTGTATATACCCGTTCTACATTAATACTAACTTGTAGCCTAGTGCTTACTGCATGTACTGGCGCTCGTCCGCATAATTTAGGGGTTGTTAATTCAATGTTAGCGCCTTGTCCTGAAACACCTAATTGCGTATCAAGTGACAGCTTAGATGAAAGTCATTATGTACCAGCATTCAAATTAGAAGCGAGTTCTGCACAGGTATGGTCTGAAATAAAGCTGTATTTAGACTCGCAAAGTAATATGGAAATAGCCAGAGAGCTAGACGATTACTTGTATGTTGAAAGTACCAGTACGTTTATGCGGTTTGTTGATGATTTCGAACTTCATCTTCGTGAACAAAACGGTATTATTGCAGTTAGATCAGCATCTCGATATGGAAAATCTGATTTTGGCGTGAATAAAGAGCGTGTGGACGCTTTATATTTATACCTGAGTGAGAAGGGTTTAGTGAGTGAAGCGATTCGTTGA
- the cydC gene encoding thiol reductant ABC exporter subunit CydC yields the protein MNPLVRLMKLLKPQLPLMLLGTLLSIITVMANIGLLAVSGWFITIMAIGGLSGVTVNYFTPAAIIRFLAIVRTAGRYAERLLTHRATFNTLAALRYYFYTRLEPLLPYYRVNFKSADILARLQQDIDELDNFYLRVLLPTLVALFTIPLVGWGVSFISPDLALVIVGALLIVGFVLPILILLLSKKRARQQAKLSSELKIELVDGVASMRELLVYQIANQYQLSINHVSKNYHQAELHLHRLHALATALTFLAINATVFASLYLLVPLAQTGDLKPEFVASAALLILVCFETVINMPLACQILPKVHDSAARLFEIIDKPIPDVGGDTLVTTGTIEFNHLNFTYPDAHSSVLNDIDLTIEAGQKVAIIGASGAGKSTLVNLLMGFWPIPQSNQGLGSTISGNLKPGITINNIDLNDLNIESLRQHIALMSQNSHLFHATIADNLRLANPNATELDMREVCTAAGLIDFIDELENGLNTWLGETGSGLSGGQKQRLCLAQVLLRKAKVLVLDEPTKGLDRRSEKTVINSLFAQLEQSQQSLVLITHKPLMLQKMDKIIVMDEGTIVAQGDHNTLIETNDYYRTLLNYF from the coding sequence ATGAATCCCTTAGTTAGATTGATGAAACTGCTTAAACCACAACTGCCCTTGATGTTGCTCGGTACCTTGTTATCTATTATTACCGTGATGGCTAATATTGGTTTACTTGCAGTATCAGGTTGGTTCATTACCATCATGGCCATTGGGGGGCTTTCAGGGGTGACCGTAAACTACTTCACGCCTGCTGCCATTATTCGTTTCCTTGCCATCGTAAGAACAGCTGGGCGATATGCCGAACGTCTACTTACTCACCGAGCAACGTTTAACACCCTTGCCGCATTGCGTTACTATTTTTATACCCGTTTAGAGCCCTTACTGCCCTACTACCGCGTCAACTTTAAGTCAGCGGATATTCTTGCGCGTTTGCAACAAGACATCGATGAGCTAGATAACTTTTATTTGCGAGTGCTACTCCCCACTTTAGTCGCTCTCTTTACTATTCCACTCGTTGGTTGGGGCGTGAGTTTCATTTCACCAGACCTTGCCCTTGTGATTGTTGGTGCGTTACTGATTGTCGGTTTTGTTTTACCAATATTAATATTATTGTTAAGTAAAAAACGCGCAAGACAACAAGCTAAGCTCTCGAGTGAATTAAAAATTGAATTAGTCGACGGCGTTGCATCGATGCGTGAATTATTGGTTTATCAAATTGCCAATCAATATCAACTGTCAATTAATCACGTATCAAAAAACTACCATCAAGCAGAACTACACTTACACCGCTTACATGCGTTAGCCACTGCGTTAACATTCTTAGCCATTAACGCGACAGTCTTTGCCAGCTTATATTTACTAGTACCCTTGGCACAAACAGGTGATTTAAAACCAGAGTTCGTTGCCAGTGCAGCGTTGCTTATTTTAGTCTGTTTTGAAACTGTAATTAATATGCCCCTTGCCTGTCAGATTTTACCTAAAGTGCATGACAGTGCCGCGCGTTTATTTGAAATTATTGACAAACCAATTCCAGATGTTGGCGGCGACACGTTAGTAACAACAGGTACAATTGAGTTTAATCATTTAAATTTCACTTATCCTGATGCCCATAGCAGTGTGTTAAACGATATTGACCTTACGATTGAGGCAGGACAGAAAGTGGCTATTATCGGTGCCAGTGGCGCAGGTAAATCAACCTTAGTTAATTTGTTAATGGGATTCTGGCCAATTCCTCAATCTAATCAGGGTTTAGGGTCAACTATCAGCGGTAACTTAAAACCTGGGATCACGATTAATAACATCGATTTAAATGACTTAAATATTGAATCGTTACGTCAACACATTGCCTTGATGAGTCAAAACAGCCATCTATTTCATGCCACGATTGCTGATAACCTGCGCTTAGCTAATCCAAATGCGACAGAGTTAGACATGCGAGAGGTTTGTACAGCAGCTGGTCTTATTGATTTCATTGATGAATTAGAAAATGGGTTGAATACTTGGTTAGGTGAGACAGGTTCGGGGTTATCTGGTGGTCAAAAACAACGTTTATGCTTAGCGCAAGTCTTGTTAAGAAAAGCTAAGGTGTTGGTATTAGATGAGCCAACCAAAGGCTTAGATCGTCGCAGCGAAAAAACCGTTATTAACAGTTTATTTGCACAGCTTGAGCAATCTCAGCAGAGCTTAGTACTCATTACGCATAAACCATTAATGTTACAGAAAATGGATAAGATCATTGTCATGGATGAAGGCACTATCGTAGCCCAAGGGGATCATAATACCTTAATAGAAACCAATGATTATTATCGTACGTTGCTTAATTATTTCTAG
- the cydD gene encoding thiol reductant ABC exporter subunit CydD: MTESVNTEYTQKERLTWLKSQRSNAQGKLSKAIALGSLNGILMIVQMAILAGIINEVIFSNKALAEITPLLFGLGAIVIFRTVFGYISERYSRHAAMLIKVSIRQQLLQHLFAMGPAKTQTIGSAKIAQLLHQGVDSLEDYFSGYLPIVAYCSVIPSAVLFAVFPMDWRSGLVLMLTAPMVPMFMIIIGHKAHDLNQQHWTKLLRMSSHFLDIIQGLTQLKIFNASRQEMAAVKTISEDYGNQTMGILKVAFLSSFMLEFLASIAIALVAVILGFRLYYGGVDYLLALWVLLLAPEFYLPFRQLGTQYHAKMAGVTAAQDMLEILNTPVKASQTETQFKAPFDISLTDVNFTYSGRNNTLSNINLTLSNQGLYAVIGESGAGKSTLIDTILGFNTPDSGTMTINGIEHSPTVRDAWLNNCGWIAQQGHVFYGSLGFNIALTEDYDAEKIQQVLISVGLADFVSQLKDGLNTHVGEGGVGISGGQSQRLALARAFYHQPDVLILDEPSSHLDKDTEQVISDSIAEYAQQHLVIVIAHRLHTVIDAKQIIVLEQGSIIEQGTHSELLALNGSYADTINIDMETSL; this comes from the coding sequence ATGACAGAATCAGTAAATACAGAATACACTCAGAAAGAACGCTTAACTTGGCTCAAAAGCCAGCGTAGCAATGCCCAAGGCAAATTAAGTAAGGCAATTGCATTAGGCTCCCTCAATGGCATATTAATGATAGTACAAATGGCTATTCTAGCCGGCATCATCAATGAAGTCATATTCTCAAACAAAGCACTCGCAGAAATAACCCCGCTGTTATTTGGCTTAGGTGCCATCGTCATTTTTCGTACGGTATTCGGTTATATAAGTGAACGCTACAGCCGTCATGCCGCAATGTTGATTAAAGTGTCAATTAGACAACAATTATTACAACACTTATTTGCGATGGGCCCAGCTAAAACCCAAACAATTGGCAGCGCTAAAATTGCCCAGCTTCTTCATCAGGGTGTCGATTCATTAGAGGATTACTTCTCTGGTTACTTACCAATTGTGGCTTATTGCTCTGTGATCCCAAGTGCAGTGTTATTTGCAGTCTTCCCTATGGATTGGCGTTCAGGTTTAGTATTAATGCTAACAGCGCCTATGGTACCCATGTTTATGATCATTATAGGCCACAAAGCACATGATTTGAATCAACAGCATTGGACTAAACTACTACGCATGAGTAGCCATTTCCTTGATATTATTCAAGGCCTTACCCAACTTAAGATATTTAATGCATCGCGCCAAGAAATGGCGGCGGTCAAAACGATTAGTGAAGACTATGGTAATCAGACCATGGGGATCTTAAAGGTCGCTTTCCTCTCTTCATTCATGCTGGAATTTCTAGCCTCGATCGCTATTGCACTCGTTGCTGTTATCCTTGGCTTTAGACTTTATTATGGTGGTGTTGATTATTTATTAGCGCTATGGGTTCTATTGCTAGCACCAGAGTTCTACTTACCTTTCAGACAATTAGGCACTCAGTATCACGCCAAAATGGCAGGCGTCACAGCGGCTCAAGACATGCTTGAAATTCTGAACACTCCGGTTAAAGCAAGTCAAACTGAAACACAATTCAAAGCACCTTTCGACATCAGCTTAACTGATGTTAATTTTACCTATTCCGGCCGAAACAATACCCTTAGCAATATTAACCTTACCCTATCAAACCAAGGTCTGTATGCCGTTATTGGTGAAAGTGGTGCAGGTAAATCTACCTTGATTGATACCATTTTAGGCTTTAATACACCTGATAGTGGCACAATGACAATCAACGGTATTGAGCATAGCCCCACAGTGCGTGATGCTTGGTTAAATAACTGTGGTTGGATAGCTCAACAAGGTCATGTTTTCTATGGCAGTCTTGGTTTTAATATTGCTTTAACTGAAGATTATGATGCCGAAAAGATACAACAAGTATTAATCAGTGTTGGCCTAGCTGATTTTGTGTCACAACTAAAAGACGGACTCAACACCCATGTTGGTGAAGGTGGCGTGGGTATATCTGGCGGTCAATCTCAACGGTTAGCGTTAGCGCGAGCATTTTACCATCAGCCAGATGTATTGATTCTGGATGAACCAAGTAGCCATTTAGATAAAGATACCGAACAAGTGATCAGTGATTCTATCGCCGAATATGCTCAGCAGCATTTGGTTATTGTCATTGCCCATCGTTTACATACTGTGATCGATGCTAAACAGATCATTGTACTAGAACAAGGGAGCATTATCGAACAAGGTACGCATAGCGAATTACTCGCATTAAATGGAAGTTATGCCGACACCATTAATATCGATATGGAGACTAGTTTATGA
- the cydX gene encoding cytochrome bd-I oxidase subunit CydX gives MWYFSWILGVLLAVSLGIINVMWYEMEQHTDNVAKDQDDE, from the coding sequence ATGTGGTATTTCAGTTGGATTCTAGGTGTTTTGCTGGCAGTTTCTCTCGGTATCATTAATGTAATGTGGTACGAAATGGAACAGCACACGGATAACGTGGCAAAAGATCAAGATGATGAATAA